The Primulina tabacum isolate GXHZ01 chromosome 7, ASM2559414v2, whole genome shotgun sequence genome includes a window with the following:
- the LOC142551495 gene encoding F-box protein At3g12350-like, producing the protein MEPILPLSFIDFPEDVQLCVISFLHQLELEAFASTSKKYFDLCNNDERLWFLKCSHRWGSQTQIKNWGGGKISYRNLFRLLNQYENLIGCWIYDYISAGYSKLVLFEWGPFYITGNRVLPSQHRGYDVIKKPFLWITATSDGQTLNFLDRDETLSLTEKDLFREDSEKLRGTELILVDIDLLDNRCLWLRENRQFSEFRKLVHAGNGREEYEIVYRSPPDGLMAQIKEILASKAGVGDIPLSKKERRTERQREREKQRDVRRWRSQRFQKLTNHSPTPSRQLQGLWKGIGPDKMLNLYLVSYGERFDSIYGEIVGNSSRFLIAHDSVFTSRASAFTESPISSEEEHTYSTRTHLRPIVISNQAEQDRSAAPFGDEYLDVLRMFYAISPLFSYHGFDDGRIWLYADGTFGFGFLGGNCIVDLKPLLKNGHLLDAIA; encoded by the exons ATGGAGCCAATTCTTCCATTATCATTCATCGATTTTCCGGAGGATGTGCAGCTTTGCGTCATCTCATTCCTCCACCAATTGGAGCTTGAGGCTTTTGCATCCACCTCCAAGAAATACTTTGATCTTTGCAATAACGACGAGCGACTTTGGTTTCTCAAGTGCAGTCACCGGTGGGGTTCCCAAACCCAAATCAAGAACTGGGGCGGCGGCAAAATCTCTTACAGAAACCTCTTCCGCTTGCTAAACCAATACGAAAACCTGATTGGATGCTGGATCTACGACTATATCTCTGCTGGATACTCGAAACTCGTGCTCTTCGAATGGGGTCCGTTTTACATAACTGGGAACAGGGTTTTGCCGTCTCAACATAGGGGATATGATGTGATAAAGAAACCTTTCCTATGGATCACGGCTACGTCTGATGGGCAGACGCTGAATTTTCTAGACAGGGATGAAACGCTTTCCTTAACAGAGAAGGATCTGTTTCGTGAAGATTCAGAGAAACTCCGGGGTACAGAATTGATTCTAGTGGATATCGATTTATTGGATAATCGTTGCTTGTGGTTACGGGAGAATCGCCAGTTTTCGGAGTTTAGGAAGCTAGTGCACGCTGGGAATGGACGTGAAGAGTACGAGATTGTATACAGGTCCCCGCCGGATGGATTGATGGCTCAGATAAAGGAGATACTGGCAAGCAAAGCTGGTGTTGGGGATATTCCGCTGTCGAAGAAGGAGAGGAGGACGGAAAGGCAAAGAGAGAGGGAGAAGCAGCGGGATGTGCGCAGATGGCGTTCCCAACGTTTTCAGAAATTAACGAATCACTCTCCCACTCCGTCTAGACAACTTCAAGGCTTGTGGAAG GGTATCGGCCCCGACAAAATGCTGAATTTGTATCTAGTGTCCTATGGCGAACGTTTCGACAGTATTTATGGTGAAATTGTGGGAAACAGCTCCAGATTTCTGATTGCTCATGATTCGGTATTTACTTCTCGAGCTTCAGCTTTCACCGAATCTCCCATTTCCTCTGAAGAAGAACACACTTACAGTACTCGCACGCATCTCCGGCCCATTGTTATATCTAACCAAGCCGAACAAGATCGCAGTGCGGCCCCATTTGGGGACGAATATTTAGATGTGTTGCGCATGTTCTACGCCATTTCACCTCTGTTCTCATATCATGGATTCGACGACGGGAGAATATGGCTCTACGCAGATGGCACGTTTGGATTCGGGTTTCTTGGAGGTAATTGCATTGTTGATCTGAAACCTCTGCTTAAGAATGGTCATCTTCTCGATGCTATAGCTTAA
- the LOC142551496 gene encoding F-box protein At3g12350-like, with protein MEQILPSSFSDFPEDVQLCILSWLHQSELQAFAYTSKNFFTLCNNDERLWFLKCSRRWGSQTRIKKWGGGKISYRNLFHLLNYYESLIGFWNYDYYDRRYASSSQLLLFEWGLFYITGYRVFPSKCGGYDVVKKPFLWITATSDGQTLNYLDMTETLSLTENDLSCEDSEKLRSPGLILVDIDLSEDRCLKLRENRQFLELRKLLDTGSGGEDQYEIVYRSPPDGLMRQIYEILPSKPSSKKEKWRARRRVRRWHTESFLKIMNLFPTPSRPLQGLWKGIGPKKSLNLYLVSYREDRDYICCVVVGSDSTPRFFCEPIFSTRTTAFAEFPLSFEEEHAYNTRPHLRPVAKSNQSGQDRATPFQDEDLDVSRMCYAFSPHYPYHRGSFEHPDGRVWLYADGTFGFGFLRDDYIVDLKPVVKNGRLIDAI; from the exons ATGGAGCAGATTCTCCCATCATCATTTAGCGATTTCCCGGAAGATGTTCAGCTATGCATTCTCTCATGGCTCCACCAATCGGAGCTTCAGGCGTTTGCCTATACCTCCAAGAATTTTTTCACTCTGTGTAATAACGACGAGCGACTTTGGTTTCTCAAGTGCAGCCGCCGCTGGGGCTCCCAAACCCGGATCAAGAAATGGGGTGGTGGAAAAATCTCTTACAGGAACCTCTTTCACTTGCTAAATTATTACGAAAGCCTCATCGGGTTTTGGAACTACGACTATTACGACCGAAGATACGCATCATCTTCGCAACTCTTGCTTTTTGAATGGGGTTTATTTTACATCACCGGATACAGGGTTTTCCCATCTAAATGTGGAGGATACGATGTAGTAAAGAAACCGTTCTTGTGGATTACAGCTACGTCTGATGGACAGACGCTGAATTATCTAGACATGACTGAAACACTTTCGTTAACAGAGAATGATCTGTCTTGCGAAGATTCAGAGAAATTACGCAGTCCTGGATTGATTCTTGTGGATATTGATTTATCTGAAGATCGTTGCCTGAAGTTGCGGGAGAACCGCCAGTTTCTGGAGTTGAGGAAGCTATTGGACACTGGGAGTGGAGGTGAAGATCAGTATGAGATTGTTTACAGATCGCCCCCGGATGGGCTCATGAGACAGATATACGAAATACTCCCAAGCAAGCCCTCGTCAAAGAAGGAGAAGTGGAGAGCAAGACGGCGCGTGCGCAGATGGCACACCGAAAGTTTTCTGAAAATAATGAATCTCTTCCCCACTCCGTCTAGACCATTGCAAGGCTTGTGGAAG GGTATTGGTCCTAAGAAAAGCTTGAATTTGTATTTGGTGTCTTATCGTGAAGACAGAGATTATATTTGTTGTGTTGTTGTGGGAAGCGACTCCACGCCTAGGTTTTTTTGTGAACCAATATTCTCAACTAGAACTACAGCTTTCGCTGAATTCCCCTTGTCTTTTGAAGAGGAACATGCTTACAATACTCGGCCGCATCTTCGGCCCGTCGCTAAATCTAATCAATCTGGACAAGATCGTGCGACACCATTCCAGGACGAAGATTTAGATGTATCACGCATGTGCTATGCCTTTTCACCTCATTACCCATATCATCGAGGCTCATTTGAGCATCCCGATGGGAGAGTATGGCTCTATGCAGACGGGACGTTTGGATTCGGGTTTCTACGAGATGATTACATTGTTGATCTGAAACCTGTGGTAAAAAATGGCCGGCTTATTGATGCTATATGA